Below is a window of Brachyspira hampsonii DNA.
ATGTCAAAAAATTATTAATATTTTATTATAATAATAATTTATTTATTTAAAAAAATACGATTTTATAATAAAATTGGATTATAATTTAGCTTTTAGGAGAATATATGCAATATTTGAAAGAAACGATTATTTGGAATAATAGTTTATTAAGGTACTTGATATCGTTATCTGTATTTATTATTAGTTTAGTTTTAATGAATGTTATATTAATATTTTTTATGAAAATATTATTAAAACTTAATACAAAATTTCAAAGCACATTTTTATACGAGCTTGTAAAAAGTATTAAAAAAAGAGTAAGACCTATTATATTTATGGTATCTTTATCTTTTGGAAGGGTTGGATTAATACTTCCTAAAGAGGTTGGAACATATTGGATAAAAATACTTATTGTACTTATAATAATATTTGTAATAATGTTTATATGTGATATTATAAGCAATTTCAGTAATAATTATTTGTCTAATAAAAAAGGTGTTGTAATATCTGACGGTATTATCACAATATTAAAAGCTTTAATATGGGTTATTGGATTTTTAACAATACTTTCAAATTTGGGAGTTAATGTTAATACTTTCATAGCTGGACTTGGTATAGGCGGTGTGGCTGTTGCTTTTGCGGCACAAAGTATAATAGCCGATTTATTTAATTATTTTGTTATAGTATTTGACAAACCTTTTTTGAAAGGTGATTATATACAGATAGATGCTGATAAAGGTGTAGTTGAATATATAGGCATAAAGTCTACTCGTATAAGAAGAAACAGCGGTGAACAGCTTTTAATATCAAATACTAATTTACTTGCTTCAAGAATACAAAACTATAGAATATTAGAAAAAAGAAGACAGTATATGATGTTGGGGGTTGAATATTCTACTCCTTTAGAAAAATTAAAAGTGATACCGGATCTTTTAAAGAGAATTATAGAAACTAATAATACTGAATTTATAAGTGCCAGATTTATAGAGTTTGCTGATTCTTCTCTTAATTTTGAAGTAATATACTATGTAAATACTGCAGAGTACAATGAGTTTGTAAGAGTAGTGGAAGATATAAATTATAAAATAATAGATGAGTTTAATAAACTTGGTGTAGGATTTGCATTCCCTTCAAGGACTTTGTATATAAGCAAAGAATAATATTTTTTAAATAATAGCTTCATACTTAATTTAAGGAGTTTATTTATGAATTATACTTTAAAATCTTCAAATATAATGCCTAAATTTGGAATAGGAACTTGGTGTATAGGAGAAGTTGAAACAGAATTTAAAAAAGAGTCTGAAGCTATAGCATTTGCTTTAGAAAATGGTGTGAGGCTTATAGATACAGCTGAGATGTACGGAAATGGAAAAGCTGAGTCAATAATAGGAAATGCTTTAAAGACAGTAAATATAAAGAGAGAAGAGCTTTTTATAGTTTCTAAAGTGTATCCTCATAATGCCGGAAGAGATAAAATATTTGATAGTTTAAAAGCATCATTAAAGCGTTTAGGATTAGATTATTTGGATATGTATCTGCTTCATTGGAGGGGAAGAGTACCTTTAAGTGAAACAGTTGAATGTATGGAGACAGCAAAAAAAGAAGGGCTTATAAATGATTGGGGCGTTTCTAATTTTGATATTGATGACATGAAAGAGCTTGAAACTGTAAAAGATGGCGATAAATGCACAGTTAATCAGGTATTATATCATTTAGGTTCTAGAGGTGTTGATTATTCTTTAGCTCCTTATATGGAGGAGAGGAATATTGCTTTGATGGCATATTGTCCTTTGGCACAGGCAGGAGGATTGGGTAAGGATATATTAAAAAATGATACTCTTTTAAGCATAGCAAAAAAACATAATGCTATGCCTTCTCAGATAGCTTTAGCATTTATTATGAGTTTTAATAATAAAATAGCTATTCCTAAAAGCTCTAATAAAAAACATTTGATAGAAAATATAGAGTCGCAAAAAATTAAACTTGATGATGAAGATATGGTACTTATAAATAAAGAGTTTCCAAAACCAAATAAAAAAATGCATTTGGATATAGTATAAATAAATATATTTTAGTTATTAAAATATTTTATTTATGCTATAAAAACAACTTTTTAAATTTTTAGTTTTATTTATATAAAAATGTAGTGGTTTTATATATTATAAATAATATTAAACTATAAAACATAATTAATTTTTTTATTTTTAATAAATTAATATTTTTGTAATACTCGTTTATTATAGATAATATGATTTAGTAGTTTTATAATTTTCTATTTCAGTTTCTATTTTTTGTAAATAATTATTATCTAATTTAATAAAATTGATTATTTTATTTTTCATTATTAATAGTGAAAGTTTTATTAATATGTCTATAAAAATTACATTTGAAGTATCATATTGAAAATTGGTTTTATTATATATAGATTTAGAAATTTCTATCCCATTTCTTTTTATAAATTCTCTGTAAATATCTCGATATTTCTTATATGGAATATACCATGCTATATTTTTAGCTAAGGATTTGATTGAATATTATAAACAAAATGGATTTATTCATTTTTTCTCCAATTTTAAAAATAAAATATTTAATGATTATTAATAGTTATTATTTAAATTTTTCTCTAAATCTATCACGCCATTTTTGAAAAGGCAGAAGTCTTCCTATATCCCTTCTTTTTTTGTAATCTATAGATATATTAATCTGTATTCCGAATATAACTATTTGAAGTACTTTATCACTGCTGTATATTCCAAATAGTTTTATCCAATTACCTTTTAAACGCACATCATCATAATCATAAAATTTCTGTTTTAGTATTGTTTGAAAAGCTGTGATAGGCTCATCTCTAAACCAAGGCGTGTATTGATAGTATTTCCAAAACTCATCTATTAATAATGAAGTTCTGCAGTTTTCCATCCAAGGCTTATCAAATCCTAAATAATGAATAATAATAAGATCTTCTAAATTACTATTTTTATAATGATATCTTTTATCAGAAAAAAAAAGCCATTTTTCAGGTACATATTTTATTTTATCTTTTAATACTTCATTTA
It encodes the following:
- a CDS encoding mechanosensitive ion channel family protein; the protein is MQYLKETIIWNNSLLRYLISLSVFIISLVLMNVILIFFMKILLKLNTKFQSTFLYELVKSIKKRVRPIIFMVSLSFGRVGLILPKEVGTYWIKILIVLIIIFVIMFICDIISNFSNNYLSNKKGVVISDGIITILKALIWVIGFLTILSNLGVNVNTFIAGLGIGGVAVAFAAQSIIADLFNYFVIVFDKPFLKGDYIQIDADKGVVEYIGIKSTRIRRNSGEQLLISNTNLLASRIQNYRILEKRRQYMMLGVEYSTPLEKLKVIPDLLKRIIETNNTEFISARFIEFADSSLNFEVIYYVNTAEYNEFVRVVEDINYKIIDEFNKLGVGFAFPSRTLYISKE
- a CDS encoding aldo/keto reductase, coding for MNYTLKSSNIMPKFGIGTWCIGEVETEFKKESEAIAFALENGVRLIDTAEMYGNGKAESIIGNALKTVNIKREELFIVSKVYPHNAGRDKIFDSLKASLKRLGLDYLDMYLLHWRGRVPLSETVECMETAKKEGLINDWGVSNFDIDDMKELETVKDGDKCTVNQVLYHLGSRGVDYSLAPYMEERNIALMAYCPLAQAGGLGKDILKNDTLLSIAKKHNAMPSQIALAFIMSFNNKIAIPKSSNKKHLIENIESQKIKLDDEDMVLINKEFPKPNKKMHLDIV